In one Lolium rigidum isolate FL_2022 chromosome 3, APGP_CSIRO_Lrig_0.1, whole genome shotgun sequence genomic region, the following are encoded:
- the LOC124697450 gene encoding beta-glucosidase BoGH3B-like produces the protein MGSLHKMTCVLVTFCLLVLGRAEYLKYKDPKQSLAVRIKDLLGRMTLAEKIGQMTQIEREVATKEAMSKYFIGSVLSGGGSVPAPQASAESWASMLAEMQKGAISTRLGIPMIYGIDAVHGHNNVYRATIFPHNIGLGATRDPMLVKRIGEATALEVRATGISYVFAPCIAVCRDPRWGRCYESYSEDPKVVQAMTTLISGLQGDAPSGYTGRPYVGGSKKVAACAKHYVGDGGTYMGINGNNTIIDTHGLMSIHMPAYYNSIIRGVSTIMVSYSSWNGEKMHANHFLITDFLKNKLKFRGFVITDYQAIDQLTSPTHLNYSYSVQAGIGAGIDMVMVPFNYTEFIHELTSQVKKNIIPMSRIDDAVYRILRVKFTMGLFENPFADPSLSSELGKQEHRELAREAVRKSLVLLKNGKSSDTPLLPLPKKANKILVAGSHADNLGNQCGGWTITWQGESGNNNTAGTTILSAIKSTVDPSTQVVYAENPDSSSVEAGNYDYAIVVVGEPPYAESAGDNLNLTIPAPGPAVIQTACQSINCVVVLISGRPLVVEPYIGAIDAFVAAWLPGSEGQGVADVLFGDYGFTGKLPRTWFRSVDQLPMNVGDEHYNPLFPFGFGLTTEAKKLVG, from the exons ATGGGGAGTTTGCACAAGATGACCTGTGTTCTCGTCACGTTCTGCTTGCTGGTGCTGGGGAGAGCAGAGTATCTCAAGTACAAGGATCCAAAGCAATCTCTCGCTGTTCGCATCAAGGATCTGCTTGGTCGGATGACTCTCGCAGAAAAGATAGGACAGATGACACAAATTGAGAGGGAAGTTGCCACGAAAGAGGCTATGTCTAAATACTTCATAG GTAGCGTGCTGAGTGGCGGAGGCAGCGTGCCTGCTCCTCAAGCGTCTGCTGAGTCTTGGGCTTCAATGCTGGCTGAAATGCAAAAGGGTGCTATTTCTACCCGCCTAGGTATTCCGATGATCTACGGTATTGATGCTGTCCATGGTCACAATAATGTCTACAGAGCTACTATCTTCCCCCACAATATTGGGCTTGGAGCTACCAG GGATCCTATGCTGGTGAAGCGTATAGGAGAAGCAACTGCTCTTGAAGTTAGAGCAACTGGAATTTCTTACGTTTTCGCTCCGTGTATTGCG GTTTGTAGAGACCCAAGATGGGGACGCTGCTACGAAAGCTATAGTGAAGACCCAAAGGTTGTCCAGGCAATGACCACACTTATCTCTGGATTGCAAGGCGATGCTCCGTCAGGTTACACTGGAAGACCATATGTTGGTGGAAG TAAGAAGGTTGCTGCATGCGCAAAGCACTATGTCGGTGATGGTGGGACATATATGGGAATCAATGGAAACAATACAATCATCGATACCCATGGGCTAATGAGCATTCATATGCCTGCTTATTATAATTCTATCATCAGAGGTGTCTCCACCATTATGGTCTCCTACTCTAGTTGGAACGGAGAGAAAATGCACGCTAACCATTTCCTAATCACTGATTTTCTCAAGAACAAACTCAAATTTCGG GGTTTTGTGATTACAGACTATCAAGCCATTGATCAGCTCACTTCTCCTACGCACCTGAACTATTCTTATTCAGTTCAGGCTGGAATTGGTGCCGGTATTGACATG GTCATGGTTCCTTTTAACTACACAGAATTCATTCATGAACTGACGTCCCAAGTTAAGAAAAACATTATCCCAATGAGCAGAATCGATGATGCTGTCTACAGGATTCTACGGGTCAAGTTCACTATGGGTCTATTTGAGAACCCTTTCGCCGATCCAAGTCTCTCTAGTGAACTCGGCAAGCAA GAACACCGAGAACTTGCTCGGGAAGCTGTCAGGAAATCCTTGGTGTTGCTGAAAAATGGAAAATCTTCCGACACTCCATTGCTGCCTCTCCCGAAGAAAGCCAATAAGATCCTAGTTGCCGGAAGCCACGCTGACAACTTGGGCAACCAATGTGGAGGATGGACGATCACTTGGCAAGGAGAATCTGGCAATAACAACACTGCAG GCACGACGATCCTCTCGGCGATCAAGTCCACAGTCGACCCCAGCACCCAGGTGGTCTACGCGGAGAACCCGGATAGCAGCTCCGTGGAGGCTGGCAACTACGACTACGCCATCGTGGTGGTCGGTGAGCCGCCCTATGCTGAATCAGCGGGCGACAACCTGAACCTGACGATCCCGGCACCAGGCCCGGCAGTGATCCAGACCGCGTGCCAGAGCATCAACTGCGTGGTGGTCCTCATCTCAGGCAGGCCTCTGGTGGTGGAGCCATACATCGGCGCCATTGACGCGTTTGTGGCTGCGTGGCTGCCCGGCTCAGAGGGACAGGGCGTTGCAGACGTACTGTTTGGTGACTACGGGTTCACGGGGAAGCTGCCACGGACGTGGTTCAGGTCGGTGGACCAGCTGCCGATGAACGTCGGTGACGAGCACTACAACCCGCTCTTTCCCTTCGGATTCGGGCTCACCACGGAGGCGAAGAAATTAGTCGGATGA